tggccgatagccagggacgatgggtgctgtagtcctgCACCCGCAGGAGCGCCAAAGTTGTGGAGGCCAGCTCCAGTGCTTCCTGTCCCGGCCGCTCGGGCTGGCCTCGGCCTTGTGCCCCCCGCGCCCCGCTCGGCTTCTCACCCCTTGGCTTCCTTGCCTTCCAGGCTTCTACGAGACCAGCGAGGTCGGCTCCCTCTCCGACTCCTGCGCCTCCGTCCACAGCGAGGGGGGGCCTGGGGGTTCGCGCTGCAGCCTAGGCTCCCTCTCTCAGCTGCCGGGCCTGCGGGAGAGCAGCGGTGTGCGGCCACGCTCCGCCGATGAGGCTGCTGTCCGCCTCCTGGATCTGCAGCTGGCCTTGGGGGACGCCCCTGGCCCCGACAGCCGGAGGCCCGTCTCGACAGGTGAGGCTGCtgcgtggggaggggagtgggggggaggagggcccTCCCTTCTGCAAGGCCCCCCAGCCCAGGctcagcagggcatgaaggccacCAACCTCCCTGGTGGCATGTCCTCAGGCAGTTGGCAGACAGAGGGATATACTCCCCCTggtcatggaggttccatttagatGTCGTTGGCCGGTTCTTGTGGGGGAAAGCCCGCTCTGGGATCCGATGAAGGCGTACCTAGCCCAGCATACTGTTTCCAGTGGGGACAGCCAGAGGCTTTCGGAAAGCAAAGCCGGAAGGCAATAGGCCCAGCTGCTTGCTCCCCAGCAACGGGTTTTCAGTGATATCCTGGCCCTCAGGACAGAGGAGTTGTATAGTCTCCGTGGACTAACAGCCAtgcatagacctctcctcctccaaggatTCGTAATTTTTAAAGCCTGTggccatcttgtggcagtgagttccatagttCATGATGCGTTGTTGAAGACGCCCTTTATTCCAAGTCTCGTCCAGAGCGATTCTGACTCTTGGCCCTGCGCCCCGCCCCCGCTGACCTCCTTCTCGCCGCCTTCCCTTGCAGGGGAcctggagctgctcctgggccTGGGGGACTTCTCGCTCCCGCCCCGCAAGAGCCCCAGCCTCCAGCTGCCGCAGTACCAGTCGGACCTGGTTTCCCGGACCACCCACGAGACCTACCCCTACCCCAGCCCGCTGCACGCCGTGGCCCTGCAGAGCCCCCTCTTCACCAGCAGCTTCTCCGGGAGCTCCTCCCAGGAGGACCTGGGCGAGGGGAGCCCGGAGGCCCCCCAGGGGGCCGACCCCCCGCCGAGAGGCCCCCTGTGCCCCCCGgagcagcggcgggcccggctggaCCGCTACATCGCCCAGCTGGTCCTGCGCCACAAGTGCCGCTCCTCAGCCCCCAGCCGGACGGAGGCCGGGGGCTTGCTGGGccccagcggcagcagcagcagcagccagaagagCCGCTCGCTCTCGTCCGTCTGCAGCGCCGGCCTTGCGCCGGCCCCCGGCGGGAGGATCCGGAGGCGCATCTCCACTTGCTCCCACCTGCGCTCCCCGGAGGGCTCCGAGGGGGCCCGGGACCCCCCGCCACGGCTGGGCAGCCAAGGAGACCTCACTCCCTTCCTGGAGATCCGCTCCGCCGCGGCCGGCGCCTGCAGCCTCTCCAGGGCCAGCGAGCCCTCGGTGATGTCTCTCCCCggccctcccctgccctgccgggagccccccctcgccccctccccccaccggctggAGGGGGGGGCGGCCAGGGCCCGGCTCCTCCATGGGGTGCAGGCGGAGGCccccggcaggagggaggggccctGGCCACGGGGGGGGCCCGCCGGGGGCTGGGGCCAGCTCTACAAGGGCAAGCACGCCTCCCGGGACCTGGTGAAGGCGGCCGAGGGGCAGGAGAAGCCGGCCGAGAGGAGCTGGCTGAGCCCCCGGGAGCTGCTCCGCCGGCTGAGCCTCCGCCGCAGGCCCTCGGCCCGCATGGGGAGCAGGGCCCGGGCCAGCTCGGAAGCCAGCCTGCCCGTGGCGAGCCACTCGGGCCCCCCAGCCGGCAAGGGCAAAGCAGGCCGGCCGAGGTGGGCCTCCGTCCTGGAGATCTCCAGCAAA
The Hemicordylus capensis ecotype Gifberg chromosome 14, rHemCap1.1.pri, whole genome shotgun sequence genome window above contains:
- the LOC128337268 gene encoding dapper homolog 2-like produces the protein MPAPLGRCCGGGGGGKEPGGPSRAGPPPSSLWSGHERLRIGERLQASLAGLWELELLREAQRGTVERALRDPQPEGRGQNGLPPSAKLDRSQSEDLLGTPKKPCCSARSSEDDPRVLPGRPGEGPEKGCLGLQMAGEPLLLPKRAGVSGGDTQETLEADSRPSSGFYETSEVGSLSDSCASVHSEGGPGGSRCSLGSLSQLPGLRESSGVRPRSADEAAVRLLDLQLALGDAPGPDSRRPVSTGDLELLLGLGDFSLPPRKSPSLQLPQYQSDLVSRTTHETYPYPSPLHAVALQSPLFTSSFSGSSSQEDLGEGSPEAPQGADPPPRGPLCPPEQRRARLDRYIAQLVLRHKCRSSAPSRTEAGGLLGPSGSSSSSQKSRSLSSVCSAGLAPAPGGRIRRRISTCSHLRSPEGSEGARDPPPRLGSQGDLTPFLEIRSAAAGACSLSRASEPSVMSLPGPPLPCREPPLAPSPHRLEGGAARARLLHGVQAEAPGRREGPWPRGGPAGGWGQLYKGKHASRDLVKAAEGQEKPAERSWLSPRELLRRLSLRRRPSARMGSRARASSEASLPVASHSGPPAGKGKAGRPRWASVLEISSKGPGRQRLRGGPFPPPRAPAFSAHSPDSFRGGSPLDRPPQPWARLGEADASSTVSLNGDWIIRHLGERWPPAASATLDSADLPVGSFKLRRSRSFKELKRMMTRSLRGARTPK